One Bacteroidota bacterium genomic window carries:
- a CDS encoding HlyD family efflux transporter periplasmic adaptor subunit, giving the protein MENNNSKANNDDFGLIQLRSEEVNEIIGIIPSRIVRFGISIITLIIIGLIIFSIVFRYPDVIEGEFFIQTTNPPAFLLAKSTGKVQYIFVADSDSVKVNQLLAIIENPVNYEGYLAIDSLVKIDKNPLDISRIWATINKPVCRYGQLYDPLSTYMKSIEEYQNFKNIDTYTAQEKHINKKIKDLRTHITLLSHQVATSKENLRLANSSFKRDSVLYSNDYISALNYENSQKELINQKIAQTNAEIQLSNVKLTLSDYQQDLIELEKSKLETEAELLSQIKQNLNNLIGKVSSWENDFCIISPIDGVIAFSKIWQVNQNILQGQHIMTVVPSGKSAIVGRIYIPLQSSGKVKPQQLVNLKFTDYPYNEFGMVVCRLAALSTVPDSVYIGTILLPDSLKTNYDILLPFRQNMQGVAEIITEDLSLAERILYPLKAIYNKQIR; this is encoded by the coding sequence ATGGAAAATAATAATAGTAAAGCTAACAATGATGATTTTGGGCTTATCCAGTTGCGCAGTGAGGAGGTAAATGAAATAATTGGGATTATTCCAAGCAGGATAGTACGATTTGGCATTTCCATCATTACGCTCATAATCATCGGATTAATAATTTTTTCAATCGTTTTTAGATACCCTGATGTAATAGAAGGTGAGTTTTTTATACAAACCACAAACCCGCCCGCTTTCTTATTGGCTAAATCTACAGGTAAAGTACAATACATATTTGTTGCCGATAGCGACTCAGTAAAGGTCAATCAGCTACTTGCAATTATAGAAAATCCTGTCAATTATGAGGGTTACCTGGCAATAGATTCCTTGGTTAAAATAGACAAAAATCCTCTAGATATTTCTCGCATTTGGGCTACTATTAATAAGCCTGTTTGCAGGTATGGCCAATTATATGATCCTCTTTCAACTTATATGAAGTCGATTGAAGAGTATCAGAACTTCAAAAATATTGATACTTATACTGCACAGGAAAAGCATATCAATAAAAAAATTAAGGATTTGCGTACGCACATTACATTGTTATCTCATCAGGTGGCCACTTCAAAAGAGAACCTTCGATTGGCAAATAGTTCGTTTAAGCGTGATTCAGTTCTATATAGTAATGATTATATTTCAGCTCTGAATTACGAAAACTCTCAAAAGGAACTAATAAATCAAAAAATTGCTCAGACCAATGCAGAAATACAATTGTCCAATGTTAAGCTCACTCTTTCTGATTATCAACAAGACCTGATTGAGTTAGAAAAAAGTAAATTGGAGACAGAAGCTGAACTTCTGTCTCAGATCAAACAGAACTTAAATAATTTAATCGGCAAAGTTTCTTCATGGGAAAATGATTTTTGCATTATCAGCCCTATTGATGGGGTGATTGCCTTTTCCAAAATATGGCAGGTAAACCAGAACATTTTACAAGGACAACATATAATGACTGTGGTGCCTTCAGGCAAATCAGCTATCGTTGGCAGGATTTACATTCCTTTGCAAAGTTCGGGTAAAGTAAAACCCCAACAATTGGTCAATTTGAAATTTACAGATTACCCTTATAATGAATTTGGCATGGTCGTATGCAGGCTCGCTGCCCTCTCCACCGTCCCAGATTCTGTTTATATAGGCACAATTCTATTGCCCGATTCTCTGAAAACTAATTACGACATATTATTACCCTTCAGGCAAAATATGCAAGGGGTTGCTGAAATAATTACAGAAGATCTTTCCCTGGCAGAAAGAATTCTTTACCCCCTTAAAGCAATATATAATAAGCAAATACGATAG
- a CDS encoding LytTR family transcriptional regulator DNA-binding domain-containing protein has product MEKLRTVIIEDEELGREVVKNYLKEIDLVELVAECENGFEGAKTINEQKPDLVFLDIQMPKLNGFEMLEIIDSANRPEIIFTTAYNQFAIQAFELNAIDYLLKPFSKERFFEAIQKAIDRRRTRPHTNSSVVYSKLAQQPITETLERVVVKSNHKIHVIPVSKIKYLEAQDDYVMLYTTEGKHLKQGTMKYFEDNLDSNDFLRVHRSYIVRIDQVNQLEPYGKDSYVVRLKDATAIKISKSGLKSLKEKLNF; this is encoded by the coding sequence ATGGAAAAGTTAAGGACGGTGATAATCGAAGACGAAGAATTGGGTCGCGAGGTGGTAAAAAACTACCTGAAAGAAATAGACCTTGTGGAGTTGGTTGCCGAATGTGAAAATGGGTTCGAAGGCGCAAAGACAATCAACGAGCAAAAGCCCGACCTGGTTTTCCTCGACATCCAAATGCCCAAACTCAACGGGTTCGAAATGCTTGAAATAATTGACTCCGCCAACCGGCCCGAAATAATTTTTACTACTGCCTACAACCAATTTGCCATTCAGGCCTTTGAGCTCAATGCCATCGATTACCTTTTAAAACCTTTTTCGAAAGAACGCTTTTTTGAAGCTATTCAAAAAGCTATCGACCGGCGGCGTACACGGCCACATACAAACAGTAGTGTGGTCTATTCTAAACTGGCGCAGCAACCAATTACCGAAACCCTCGAAAGGGTGGTGGTAAAAAGCAACCATAAAATACATGTCATTCCGGTAAGTAAAATTAAATACCTCGAGGCACAGGACGATTATGTGATGCTTTACACCACCGAAGGAAAACACCTGAAACAGGGTACCATGAAATATTTCGAAGATAACCTGGACAGCAACGACTTCCTGCGCGTACACCGTTCGTATATCGTGCGCATCGACCAGGTGAACCAGCTCGAACCTTATGGAAAGGACAGTTATGTGGTGCGGCTTAAAGACGCTACTGCCATAAAAATAAGCAAGAGCGGATTAAAATCGTTGAAGGAAAAACTTAATTTTTAG
- a CDS encoding peptidase domain-containing ABC transporter, with the protein MKNDFHFIRQLDAMDCGPTCLQMVTKHYKRHINLETLRERCNITRTGVSLLSISEAAESIGFRTMGIRVGFDRLEQEVTLPLIAHWNQNHYVVVYAIKNEKVYVADPAYGKVVYTKAEFIKCWASTESNDLPVGICLILEPTPNFYNIENEDPDKSGFSFLFKYLKPHKKFIIQLFLGFLVGSILQLFFPFLTQAIVDIGINTHNISFIWLILIAQLMLFISRLSMEFIRSWIILHVSTRINISLISDFLIKLMRLPIRFFDTKMTGDIIQRIEDHSRIEEFLTNQSLTVLFSLFNIVLFGGVLAYYSLQIFMVFTIGSLLYFVWVWLFMKRRRTIDYKRFAQMSSEQSNLIQLITGMQEIKLNNCEKQKRWEWERIQARLFHINVQSLSLSQYQKLGGLFFNETKNIIITILAATAVVNGEMTLGMLLSVQYILGQLYSPINDIIYFAHSAQDAKISLERLNEIHKKEDEVNLKEEHLSEFIGAKDLNINNLTFHYEGPHSPKVLNNISFNIPAQKVTAIVGTSGSGKTTLIKMLLSFYEPSLGEIKVGETNIKLFNQGWWRSRCGVVMQDGFIFTDTIAKNISMGDEIIDKKKLSYASKIANVHEFIDTLPLGFNTKIGQEGSGLSQGQKQRILIARAVYKDPDFIFLDEATNALDTNNEKIIMENLNQFFKGKTVVVVAHRLSTVKNADQIIVLDRGQIIETGTHSELVELEGAYFRLVKNQLELGK; encoded by the coding sequence ATGAAAAATGATTTTCATTTTATTCGCCAATTAGACGCCATGGATTGTGGACCTACCTGTCTACAGATGGTTACCAAACATTATAAGCGCCACATTAATCTGGAAACACTTCGAGAAAGGTGCAACATTACACGCACTGGAGTCTCCCTGCTTAGTATTAGTGAGGCTGCAGAAAGCATTGGTTTTCGTACCATGGGTATTAGGGTTGGTTTTGATAGATTGGAACAAGAGGTAACACTGCCTTTAATTGCCCATTGGAATCAAAATCATTACGTGGTAGTTTATGCTATTAAGAATGAAAAAGTATATGTAGCTGATCCAGCTTATGGCAAGGTTGTTTATACTAAAGCTGAGTTTATTAAATGCTGGGCAAGCACTGAATCTAATGATTTGCCAGTGGGAATCTGTCTTATTTTAGAGCCTACACCCAACTTTTATAATATTGAAAATGAAGATCCCGACAAATCCGGGTTTTCATTTTTGTTTAAATACCTAAAGCCGCATAAAAAGTTTATTATTCAATTGTTCTTAGGGTTTTTAGTAGGAAGTATTCTTCAGCTGTTTTTTCCTTTTCTTACACAAGCGATTGTTGATATTGGTATAAACACTCATAATATCAGTTTTATCTGGCTAATACTCATTGCACAACTTATGCTATTTATAAGTCGATTGAGTATGGAATTCATACGGTCTTGGATAATTCTTCATGTAAGTACCCGCATTAACATTTCCCTAATTAGTGATTTTCTTATTAAACTAATGCGATTGCCTATTCGTTTTTTTGACACTAAAATGACTGGAGATATTATTCAACGTATAGAAGATCATTCCAGAATAGAAGAATTTCTAACTAACCAATCGTTAACTGTTCTTTTTTCTTTATTTAATATTGTCTTGTTTGGTGGAGTCTTGGCTTATTATAGCCTACAAATATTTATGGTTTTTACCATTGGTAGTCTTTTATATTTTGTTTGGGTATGGTTGTTTATGAAGAGACGTCGCACTATTGACTATAAACGATTTGCCCAAATGTCTTCCGAACAAAGCAATCTCATACAACTTATTACTGGAATGCAAGAGATTAAACTCAATAATTGCGAAAAACAGAAACGTTGGGAGTGGGAACGAATACAAGCCAGGCTTTTTCATATCAATGTTCAGAGTTTATCTCTTAGTCAGTATCAAAAGTTAGGTGGGTTGTTCTTCAATGAAACTAAAAATATTATTATTACAATTCTTGCTGCCACAGCAGTGGTGAATGGAGAAATGACACTTGGTATGTTACTGTCGGTGCAATACATATTAGGACAGTTATATAGCCCCATAAATGATATAATCTATTTTGCCCATTCAGCTCAGGATGCAAAAATTAGCCTGGAACGTCTAAATGAGATTCATAAGAAAGAAGATGAGGTAAACCTAAAAGAAGAACATTTGTCTGAGTTTATCGGAGCTAAGGATTTAAATATTAATAATTTAACCTTTCATTACGAAGGACCTCATTCTCCAAAAGTGCTCAATAATATTAGTTTCAATATACCTGCTCAGAAAGTGACTGCAATTGTTGGAACTAGTGGCAGTGGAAAGACCACACTCATTAAAATGTTACTTAGTTTTTATGAGCCAAGTTTGGGCGAAATTAAAGTTGGCGAGACAAATATAAAACTGTTTAATCAGGGGTGGTGGCGCAGTAGATGTGGGGTTGTGATGCAGGATGGCTTTATTTTTACAGATACAATTGCCAAGAATATTTCCATGGGGGATGAGATAATTGATAAGAAGAAATTATCCTATGCTTCTAAAATTGCCAATGTTCATGAGTTTATCGATACGCTGCCATTAGGTTTCAATACAAAAATAGGGCAGGAAGGCAGTGGGTTAAGTCAAGGGCAAAAACAGCGTATTCTCATTGCCAGAGCTGTATATAAAGATCCAGATTTCATTTTCTTGGATGAGGCTACTAACGCATTAGATACCAACAATGAGAAAATTATTATGGAAAATCTAAATCAGTTCTTCAAAGGCAAAACAGTTGTGGTAGTGGCTCACCGCTTAAGCACCGTGAAAAATGCCGACCAAATAATTGTCTTGGATCGTGGACAGATAATTGAAACAGGCACTCATAGTGAATTAGTAGAATTAGAAGGTGCCTACTTTAGATTGGTAAAAAACCAGCTTGAATTAGGAAAATAA
- a CDS encoding M48 family metalloprotease: MKKILLHSAMLIGLALSVSNCDKERGFIIMPLSQEVDLGEQLDSTIRANPSEYPVLDPSQNAAAYAYLQTIVDDILDNTEEPLKYKDKFDWKLTIINKNELNAFAAPGGYLYFYTGLLKYLDNASNVAGVMGHEMAHADLRHAAQQMQKAYGVNFAASILFGTDKSQLEQILSDVGSGLASLQFSREDEYQADAFSVRYLAGTEALSNNYDAKYDPRGVAGFFEKLEGEGKEGESWEFLSTHPSGSNRVDEIDKVWQSLGSPTGQTFDSEYQSFKALLP, encoded by the coding sequence ATGAAAAAAATATTACTCCATTCCGCAATGCTTATCGGCTTAGCTTTGTCGGTATCTAATTGCGACAAAGAAAGAGGCTTTATCATTATGCCCCTCTCTCAGGAAGTAGACCTGGGCGAACAACTCGACAGCACCATTCGGGCCAATCCGAGCGAGTATCCTGTGCTGGATCCTTCGCAGAATGCGGCTGCCTATGCTTACCTGCAAACTATTGTTGATGACATTTTGGACAATACCGAAGAACCTTTGAAATACAAAGACAAATTCGATTGGAAACTCACTATCATTAACAAAAACGAGCTCAATGCTTTTGCAGCCCCAGGAGGGTACCTTTATTTCTATACCGGATTGTTAAAATACCTCGACAATGCCTCGAATGTGGCTGGTGTAATGGGGCATGAAATGGCCCATGCCGATTTAAGGCATGCTGCCCAGCAAATGCAAAAAGCCTATGGAGTAAACTTTGCTGCCTCTATTCTTTTTGGTACTGATAAATCGCAACTCGAGCAAATACTTTCTGACGTAGGTTCAGGTCTTGCATCCTTGCAATTTAGCCGCGAAGACGAATACCAGGCCGATGCATTTTCGGTGCGCTATCTTGCGGGCACTGAAGCACTCAGCAACAATTACGATGCGAAATACGATCCCCGAGGAGTAGCCGGTTTTTTCGAAAAACTCGAAGGGGAAGGAAAAGAGGGCGAATCGTGGGAATTTTTAAGTACCCACCCTTCGGGCTCTAACAGAGTTGATGAAATTGATAAAGTATGGCAAAGTCTTGGAAGCCCAACCGGACAAACATTCGACAGTGAATACCAGTCTTTTAAAGCATTGTTGCCCTAA
- a CDS encoding histidine kinase — protein MLNPILKNRKYSLAYLSAWLLIAFTQVAIVLYFYPGSLWVSIGESAIFNSLYAIIGIGIWYPVYYTDLEKNKITNFITNHLASSSLAVALWLWLSYLVLTSLFSQMPDYVQHLQNTLPWRIGFGFLFYILLISNYYLLIYYQNFKEKLTRESELKALVKESELNSLKAQINPHFLFNSLNSISSLTMIRPEKAQEMVINLSEFLRYSLSTKNEILTSFEDELNNIERYLKIEKIRFGKRLHVEKHISGSSLKHELPGLILQPIIENAVKYGVYESIDQTEISIESRQVDNMLEVVVRNDYDPDFLVKKGAGIGLRNVMSRMRILYGSDELLKIHKTENKFEVVIRFPQTEKEKPVIEL, from the coding sequence ATGCTGAATCCAATACTAAAAAACAGGAAATACTCGCTGGCTTATTTATCGGCCTGGCTGCTTATTGCCTTCACACAGGTTGCTATTGTTTTATACTTTTATCCGGGCAGCCTGTGGGTCTCGATTGGTGAAAGTGCCATATTCAATTCGCTTTACGCTATTATTGGAATTGGTATCTGGTATCCGGTATATTATACCGACCTGGAAAAAAACAAGATTACCAATTTTATTACCAACCACCTGGCTTCGAGTTCACTTGCCGTTGCACTTTGGCTTTGGTTGAGTTATCTGGTATTGACAAGCTTGTTTAGTCAGATGCCTGATTATGTGCAGCATCTTCAAAATACTTTGCCCTGGAGAATAGGCTTTGGTTTTCTTTTTTATATTTTATTGATATCGAACTATTACCTGCTAATTTATTACCAGAATTTTAAGGAGAAGCTTACCCGCGAGTCGGAGTTAAAAGCCCTTGTGAAGGAGTCGGAATTGAATTCTCTGAAAGCTCAGATTAATCCACATTTTTTATTTAATAGCCTAAATTCTATCAGCTCGCTTACAATGATCAGGCCAGAAAAAGCACAAGAGATGGTCATCAACCTATCGGAATTTTTGCGCTATTCGCTTTCAACTAAAAATGAAATACTCACCAGTTTCGAAGACGAACTTAATAACATCGAACGGTACCTAAAAATTGAGAAAATCCGTTTTGGAAAGCGCCTGCATGTGGAAAAGCACATTTCGGGTAGTTCGCTTAAACACGAGTTGCCTGGTCTTATTCTTCAGCCTATTATTGAAAATGCTGTAAAATATGGCGTTTACGAAAGCATTGATCAAACAGAAATCAGCATCGAAAGCCGCCAGGTAGATAATATGCTGGAAGTTGTTGTGCGCAACGATTACGATCCGGATTTTTTGGTAAAAAAAGGTGCAGGTATCGGTTTGCGCAATGTAATGAGCCGTATGCGCATACTTTATGGTAGCGACGAATTACTCAAAATACATAAAACCGAAAACAAGTTCGAAGTGGTAATTCGTTTTCCACAAACTGAGAAAGAAAAACCGGTAATTGAATTGTAA
- a CDS encoding helix-turn-helix transcriptional regulator, whose amino-acid sequence MVIVHTVLFKPALKQLMGELNITEPLDFNYSLADCLNGNCQPEYLVIEMACLTSPASFTLERLRKKIPRCKIMLICAECMPDNIGAYVDENIALNEDETKINSKLQSFFSKIATSESGDNTLSEREKEVIKLVAIGKTNKEISDTLFISPHTVITHRKNITAKLGIKTIAGLVVYSVLNGLIDPDQVNR is encoded by the coding sequence ATGGTAATAGTGCATACAGTGCTTTTTAAGCCTGCCCTTAAGCAGCTGATGGGAGAATTGAATATTACTGAACCCCTTGACTTTAATTATAGTCTGGCAGATTGCCTCAATGGCAATTGCCAACCCGAGTACCTGGTAATTGAAATGGCTTGTCTTACTTCCCCTGCCTCTTTCACGCTGGAGCGGTTGCGAAAAAAAATTCCCCGGTGTAAAATCATGCTTATCTGTGCCGAATGCATGCCGGACAACATCGGTGCCTATGTGGATGAAAACATCGCCCTGAACGAGGACGAAACGAAGATAAACTCGAAACTTCAAAGTTTCTTTTCCAAAATTGCAACCAGCGAGTCGGGCGATAACACCCTTAGCGAACGAGAAAAAGAAGTAATAAAATTGGTAGCCATTGGTAAAACCAATAAAGAAATCAGCGATACGCTCTTTATCAGCCCGCACACGGTAATCACACATCGCAAAAACATTACTGCCAAGCTTGGAATAAAAACCATTGCCGGATTAGTGGTCTATTCGGTATTAAATGGCCTCATCGATCCGGACCAGGTAAACCGTTAA
- a CDS encoding Ig-like domain-containing protein, with protein MKKYFYYIPLFFVVLMVTACARLGTPPGGPVDEDPPVITGSKPGNYSTNYSRNNVYIGFDEWVTLKNPFSEFTISPPLEKTPLPRTRGKGVLVELPLAELDTFTYTLDFGESIADNNEGNLLPNFQFVLSKMAHIDSFSVSGTIVDAFTLEPTKEPLFVYLRSNLADSAPYSMKPSFLAKSTPKGEFKINHVAPGIYSLMALKDANANMIFDITTEVIAFYDEPVCLLADTFLQIKNRKITEELSRIDTSKSITDSLSASNLSHSGSLLPADSIVNDSIERMVYGFAINLFSFTEYTKPKQYLVDYKRESPEKFNLTFNDIPDSLPKLELLNPKASGDWYLKESNPRGDTLVFWLPDSNLIKTDSLQICLTHFETDTLGLLAKIYDTLLLKSPSSADAASGSSDKRKGGLRLPFGEKDEIADTLIIKAPRLPLKNNVNQAAHHLYLPVIITAEAPLQEYNKNLIEVVRLEDSLSFPISFSLEADSSRPRQLVIDFSYEPFTTYQVNLHQGAITDIFGRTIDSTQIRFVTQRDDYYGMVELNMNNVNSPVIVQLLTSKDQQVVKQTIIQTSGKVQFDYLTPATYKLKVIFDDNNNGTWDTGNLKTKQQPERVLYFTNEAEVRSNWTNEYDWEL; from the coding sequence TTGAAAAAATATTTCTATTATATCCCATTATTTTTCGTTGTATTAATGGTAACTGCATGTGCCCGCTTAGGCACCCCGCCAGGTGGTCCGGTCGATGAGGATCCGCCGGTGATAACCGGTTCGAAACCTGGAAACTATTCCACCAACTATTCGCGAAACAATGTTTACATAGGCTTTGACGAGTGGGTAACACTGAAAAATCCATTTAGTGAGTTTACTATATCGCCCCCACTCGAAAAAACTCCACTGCCACGTACGCGGGGTAAAGGAGTATTAGTTGAATTGCCTTTGGCCGAATTGGATACTTTTACCTATACCCTTGATTTTGGAGAATCGATTGCCGATAATAACGAAGGTAACCTGCTGCCAAATTTCCAGTTTGTACTTTCGAAAATGGCACACATCGATTCCTTTTCGGTGAGTGGTACCATTGTCGATGCCTTTACCCTTGAGCCAACCAAGGAACCATTGTTTGTTTACCTTCGCAGCAACCTTGCCGATTCGGCCCCTTACTCAATGAAACCCTCCTTTTTGGCAAAGAGCACCCCAAAAGGTGAATTTAAAATCAACCACGTCGCACCTGGCATTTATTCCTTAATGGCTTTGAAAGATGCCAATGCCAACATGATATTTGATATTACCACCGAAGTAATTGCCTTTTATGACGAACCGGTGTGTCTTCTTGCCGATACCTTTCTGCAAATTAAAAACAGAAAAATTACCGAAGAACTGAGCAGAATAGACACTTCCAAATCAATAACCGATTCACTTTCTGCTTCAAACCTATCACATTCCGGTTCCCTATTGCCTGCCGATTCCATTGTGAACGACTCCATCGAAAGGATGGTGTATGGTTTTGCAATCAATTTGTTTTCGTTTACTGAATACACAAAACCAAAACAATATTTAGTGGACTATAAGAGAGAATCTCCCGAAAAATTCAATCTCACTTTTAACGACATTCCCGATTCTTTACCAAAGTTGGAATTGCTGAATCCTAAAGCTTCAGGCGATTGGTACCTGAAAGAATCGAACCCGCGCGGCGATACACTTGTCTTCTGGCTCCCCGACAGCAACCTCATAAAAACCGACAGCCTGCAAATATGCCTTACACATTTCGAAACGGATACCTTAGGTTTGCTGGCAAAGATTTACGATACCTTGTTGTTAAAGTCGCCAAGTTCTGCCGATGCAGCTTCAGGATCGAGTGATAAACGCAAAGGCGGCCTCCGATTGCCTTTTGGTGAAAAGGACGAAATTGCCGACACACTGATCATAAAGGCTCCACGCCTACCCTTAAAAAACAATGTCAATCAGGCTGCCCATCATCTTTATTTGCCTGTAATAATTACTGCTGAAGCGCCTTTGCAGGAATACAATAAGAACCTGATAGAGGTGGTGCGTCTCGAAGACAGCCTTAGTTTTCCTATTAGTTTCAGCCTCGAAGCCGACTCCTCACGACCACGCCAATTGGTTATTGACTTCAGTTACGAACCCTTTACAACCTACCAGGTAAACCTTCACCAGGGAGCAATAACCGACATTTTTGGCCGAACGATTGATTCGACTCAAATTCGCTTTGTGACCCAACGCGACGATTATTACGGAATGGTTGAGTTGAATATGAACAATGTGAATTCGCCTGTTATTGTTCAGCTTTTAACCAGCAAAGATCAGCAAGTGGTAAAGCAGACTATAATTCAGACAAGCGGTAAAGTACAATTCGATTACCTCACACCCGCCACCTATAAATTGAAAGTGATTTTCGACGACAACAACAACGGAACATGGGATACAGGTAACCTGAAAACAAAACAGCAGCCAGAGCGTGTGCTGTATTTTACGAACGAAGCGGAGGTTCGCTCCAACTGGACGAATGAATACGACTGGGAATTATAG
- a CDS encoding TonB-dependent receptor, with translation MLRRIVLFFTLIRAFSLSAEMADTLIAIDAVEVRGIRYEQQSAGTKLIKTDSLQLAHYEHSLLTDLMLQTSIVQVNSYGAGGVSSIKIRGGNSDQIGFIWNGLNIKPPMSGDQNLSNIHTAMFDNLAIQPGPSSARHGTGSATGLVYLSNTLRLDSAGLKANASAEYGSFETLSLFTDVILKSPKAGSQLKIAYLSCANNFEFVNQDRFGNPTEKQEHAGYQTISLLQHNTFKPAPSLLIETDVWYTHHFKQIPSLTSDLVPGTNEQTDENLHIALSAGKYANRWFVKYRSGFLYYSIDYLMALNGNYSNSLSKSFSSIHELESHYKLTRQQSVYLGINYTLDRADVSSYSSNPRRNNFDLFGSYRASLIQSKLLVSVEARQAWVDSDAIPLVYGAGAEFKPLHSILLKTSFSKLYNLPDLNDLYWAPTNYAAGNPDLLPENGWSAEGGIIFEKRQVSFSHLHEFTVYRSELNNAILWAEDSNRVWIPGNYEHSLTSGLEYNGQLSYQWKKNRFVWGVDYVYTDAHVLAMQAQSSDYFSKLYIPQQKAGLKLQLYLSSFSTALYSQMVGERPVNYAGVILDPYYLADWHSDYRLQFKSYELIVSVKIKNVFNTSYQLRPGYAQALRSYYTGIHLTF, from the coding sequence ATGTTGCGCAGGATCGTTTTATTTTTTACCCTTATCAGGGCTTTCAGCCTATCGGCCGAAATGGCCGATACCCTTATTGCTATTGATGCAGTAGAAGTGAGGGGCATCAGGTATGAGCAGCAGAGTGCAGGCACAAAACTGATAAAAACCGATTCTCTTCAGCTTGCTCATTACGAGCATTCGCTTTTAACCGACCTGATGCTTCAGACCAGCATCGTGCAAGTAAACTCTTATGGTGCAGGTGGGGTAAGCAGCATTAAAATCCGAGGCGGAAATTCAGACCAGATAGGTTTTATCTGGAACGGCCTGAACATCAAACCGCCCATGAGTGGCGACCAGAACCTCTCGAACATACACACCGCTATGTTCGATAATCTGGCCATTCAACCCGGGCCTTCTTCTGCCAGGCATGGTACAGGTTCGGCTACTGGCCTGGTATACCTTTCTAATACTCTCAGGCTCGATTCGGCCGGTTTAAAGGCTAATGCCAGCGCTGAGTATGGCAGTTTCGAAACGCTTAGCCTTTTTACAGACGTAATTCTAAAAAGCCCGAAAGCAGGCTCGCAGCTAAAAATTGCTTACCTCTCGTGTGCCAATAATTTTGAGTTTGTGAATCAGGATCGCTTTGGTAATCCAACCGAAAAGCAGGAACATGCCGGGTATCAGACTATTTCGCTTTTGCAGCATAACACCTTTAAACCTGCTCCTTCGCTTCTGATAGAAACCGATGTGTGGTATACGCATCATTTTAAGCAGATTCCATCGCTAACCAGCGACCTTGTGCCCGGTACGAACGAACAAACCGACGAGAACCTGCATATTGCCCTGTCGGCTGGCAAATATGCCAACCGATGGTTTGTAAAATACCGCAGTGGTTTTCTTTATTACAGTATCGATTACCTGATGGCATTGAACGGAAATTATTCCAACTCTCTTAGTAAATCGTTCAGTTCAATTCACGAGCTCGAATCGCATTACAAACTAACCCGCCAACAATCGGTTTACCTTGGAATAAATTATACCCTCGATCGGGCTGATGTTTCTTCGTATAGTTCCAATCCACGGAGGAATAATTTCGATTTGTTTGGTTCTTACCGTGCCTCACTCATTCAGTCGAAACTTCTGGTAAGTGTCGAAGCGCGCCAGGCCTGGGTCGATTCCGATGCCATTCCTTTGGTGTATGGTGCAGGGGCTGAGTTCAAACCACTCCATTCCATTTTGCTTAAAACGTCTTTTTCTAAGCTTTACAACCTGCCCGATTTGAACGATTTGTATTGGGCCCCAACAAACTATGCAGCTGGTAACCCGGATCTTTTACCCGAAAACGGATGGAGTGCAGAGGGGGGCATAATCTTTGAAAAAAGGCAGGTCTCTTTTTCTCATTTGCATGAATTTACAGTCTATCGTTCTGAACTGAACAATGCTATTCTCTGGGCCGAAGACAGCAACAGGGTCTGGATACCTGGTAACTACGAGCACAGTTTAACGAGCGGACTGGAATACAACGGGCAACTCAGCTATCAGTGGAAGAAAAACAGGTTTGTATGGGGGGTAGATTATGTGTATACCGATGCGCATGTTCTAGCGATGCAGGCACAATCTTCGGACTATTTTTCAAAATTATATATACCACAACAAAAGGCAGGACTTAAACTACAGTTGTATTTAAGTTCGTTTTCAACAGCGCTATACAGCCAGATGGTTGGCGAGCGGCCTGTGAATTATGCAGGGGTAATACTCGATCCTTATTATTTAGCCGACTGGCATAGCGATTACCGTTTACAATTTAAAAGCTACGAACTGATAGTTTCTGTTAAAATAAAAAATGTGTTCAACACCAGTTATCAGCTCAGACCGGGCTATGCACAGGCATTACGAAGCTATTATACCGGAATTCATTTAACCTTTTAA